A single region of the Capra hircus breed San Clemente chromosome X unlocalized genomic scaffold, ASM170441v1, whole genome shotgun sequence genome encodes:
- the LOC108634311 gene encoding melanoma-associated antigen B4-like, whose product MPQRHKNKYHAHVKFHYPQEAQTSASAAPKEECPSSPSSVSQASPPSSPATGDHQELQEAMAPSSPDAEPSCAESDEGTQGPEEESAGASQAASATQSLLIDPLTRKASMLVEFLLEIYTKKEPNSQHALLKVVGRKYRQYFPEILRRASERMELVFGMELMEVDRSRNIYALINKLNLGDDEGLSDEKCLPKSGFLTVLLGNIFMKGKLTTGEDVWEFLSVLGVYTGRKHWIFGEPRRLITKDRVQKKYLKYRQVPNGDPPHYEFLWAPRACVVTNKMKVLEVLGKIHDTVPTSFPDLYDEALRDQAERAGLRGAARAPTMTEACAPSRAKSYSSSHI is encoded by the coding sequence ATGCCTCAGAGGCACAAGAACAAGTACCATGCCCATGTGAAATTCCACTATCCCCAGGAGGCCCAGACCAGTGCTTCTGCAGCCCCCAAAGAGGagtgcccctcctccccctcgtCTGTCTCTCAGGCTTCTCCCCCGAGCTCCCCTGCTACTGGAGATCACCAGGAGCTTCAGGAAGCCATGGCCCCTAGCTCTCCTGATGCAGAGCCTTCCTGTGCAGAATCTGATGAAGGAACCCAGGGCCCAgaggaggaaagtgcaggtgcctcCCAGGCAGCCTCTGCCACTCAGAGCCTTCTCATAGATCCTCTGACCAGGAAAGCCAGTATGCTGGTGGAGTTCCTGCTAGAGATATACACCAAGAAGGAGCCCAACTCGCAGCACGCCCTGCTGAAGGTCGTTGGCAGGAAGTATAGGCAGTACTTCCCTGAGATCCTCAGGAGAGCCTCTGAACGCATGGAGCTGGTGTTTGGCATGGAGCTGATGGAAGTCGACCGTAGCAGGAACATCTACGCTCTCATCAACAAGCTCAACCTCGGGGATGATGAAGGTCTGAGTGATGAGAAGTGTCTGCCCAAGTCTGGTTTCCTCACTGTGCTCCTAGGGAATATCTTCATGAAGGGTAAACTCACCACCGGGGAGGATGTCTGGGAATTCCTCAGTGTGTTGGGGGTCTATACTGGGAGGAAGCACTGGATCTTTGGGGAGCCCAGAAGGCTCATCACCAAAGATAGGGTGCAGAAGAAGTACTTGAAGTACCGACAGGTGCCCAATGGTGATCCTCCGCACTACGAGTTCCTGTGGGCCCCGAGAGCTTGTGTTGTGACCAATAAGATGAAGGTGTTGGAGGTACTGGGCAAGATCCACGATACGGTCCCGACTTCCTTCCCAGACCTCTATGACGAGGCTCTGAGAGATCAGGCAgagagagcagggctgagaggtgCGGCCAGGGCTCCAACAATGACTGAGGCCTGTGCTCCTTCCAGGGCCAAGTCCTACAGCTCCTCCCACATCTAG